In the genome of Myxococcus guangdongensis, one region contains:
- a CDS encoding POTRA domain-containing protein, which translates to MALGLWLCVLASASAHAQTPEARAAGQNVVAVELHLPGGEDAEGLSGLVAVRKGQSLMPSLVRRSVERLWATGRFSDVVARAEEVRGGVRLVFQLTPVSRLARLRFDGNQVLTDGELLDASGLLEGGPLDQEELEGAVSGVLQAYQRKGYDSVRVTATQEPLPLGIQVSLHVTEGQPTLVRQVNFSGSPGLPLPRLLAALAMRPGEVFDRVRLDAGLDQLRTVLREAGHWRAQVGTPAVLVEGSAASVSVPLSAGPRYSVRFHGNHRFPAEVLERVLAYDVAEPLDEVVAGRLARRVESFYRHRGFHDARVRAREVLRADGEVAVLAFDVDEGQPLRVSDVRFHGNASLGSGTLREVLAERIRAGELQPELDMRLQDDPLDVEGRHGRRPDATEPVPDPATVYVEDAWLEATESMMEQYRERGFLSVVVTLRGLTVDARTRTAAADFDVVEGPQTRVKQVDPQGFPDDQAARATASGLGVHKGLPLSFEAVEASRVALERGLGAQGYLFARVTTKSSLEEGDTVATVVFHADTGPQVKVGKVLVQGLTRTDPDLIMANLNLKEGEPLAMDSLTEGQRRLARLGLFRQVDVALADPTRREESKDVVVTVHERPRLDGQVSGGYFLVDGPRITLDTAYRNLDGLGLSLLARGKVNYAGWSAEALSRDRRIACEQSGGAASAGCDVELQGLSGLGGRGNLALSQPRLYFLLPFEVGARLDLIAERVHRPSYVSSRLAAAAALDWAVASWFNVSLSYEVENNRLRSRAGVLELLNRADQERLRYPFGDFVLHSLRPAITLDFRDDATNPRRGLVLISSAELTRGISVSPTDVAGNAVPAFPINGLKLASSLSGYIPLGRRASLALSARAGTIVPMETGAQPIGSKLFYLGGSSSLRGFREDGVLPEDVREALHQRLRDCRSLISPTGCSGELKAVLAGQVPASQGGELFTLGKAELRLPALTSLDLGLFFEAGNLWLDRTRLDLERLRYAAGVGLRYMTPVGPLAFDVGFNLDPDEEVNEARTQFHFSIGTF; encoded by the coding sequence GTGGCGCTGGGGCTCTGGCTGTGCGTCCTGGCCTCGGCCTCCGCGCACGCCCAAACGCCCGAGGCTCGCGCCGCGGGGCAGAACGTGGTGGCCGTGGAGCTGCACCTGCCCGGCGGCGAGGACGCCGAGGGGCTCAGTGGGCTGGTGGCGGTGCGCAAGGGGCAGTCGCTGATGCCCTCGTTGGTGCGCCGCTCGGTGGAGCGGCTGTGGGCCACGGGGCGATTCTCGGACGTGGTGGCGCGCGCGGAGGAAGTGCGTGGCGGGGTGCGGCTGGTGTTCCAGCTCACGCCCGTGTCGCGGCTGGCGCGCCTGCGCTTCGACGGGAACCAGGTGCTGACGGACGGGGAGTTGCTCGACGCCAGCGGCCTGCTCGAGGGCGGCCCGCTGGACCAGGAGGAGCTCGAGGGCGCCGTGTCCGGCGTGCTGCAGGCGTACCAGCGCAAGGGCTACGACTCCGTGCGCGTGACGGCCACGCAGGAGCCGCTGCCCCTGGGCATCCAGGTGTCGCTGCACGTCACCGAGGGCCAGCCGACGCTGGTGCGACAGGTGAACTTCTCCGGCAGTCCGGGCCTGCCGCTGCCTCGCTTGCTGGCGGCGCTCGCGATGCGACCCGGCGAGGTGTTCGACCGCGTGCGGCTGGACGCGGGGCTGGACCAACTGCGCACGGTGCTGCGCGAGGCGGGGCACTGGCGCGCGCAGGTGGGCACGCCCGCGGTGCTGGTGGAGGGCAGCGCCGCGTCGGTGTCGGTGCCGCTGTCGGCGGGGCCTCGCTACAGCGTGCGCTTCCACGGCAACCACCGCTTCCCGGCCGAGGTGCTGGAGCGGGTGCTGGCGTACGACGTGGCCGAGCCGCTCGACGAGGTGGTGGCCGGACGGCTGGCGCGGCGGGTGGAGTCGTTCTACCGGCACCGAGGGTTCCACGACGCGCGCGTGCGTGCCCGCGAGGTGCTGCGGGCGGATGGTGAGGTGGCGGTGCTGGCCTTCGACGTGGACGAGGGACAGCCGCTGCGTGTCAGCGACGTCCGCTTCCACGGCAACGCGTCGTTGGGCTCGGGCACGTTGAGGGAGGTGCTGGCGGAGCGCATCCGCGCCGGGGAGCTCCAGCCCGAGCTGGACATGCGACTCCAGGACGACCCGCTGGACGTCGAGGGCCGTCACGGCCGTCGGCCTGACGCCACGGAGCCGGTGCCGGACCCGGCCACGGTGTACGTCGAGGACGCGTGGCTGGAGGCCACGGAGTCGATGATGGAGCAGTACCGCGAGCGGGGCTTCCTCTCCGTGGTGGTGACGCTCCGGGGGCTGACGGTGGATGCGCGCACGCGCACGGCGGCGGCGGACTTCGATGTGGTGGAGGGGCCGCAGACGCGCGTGAAGCAGGTCGACCCCCAGGGGTTCCCGGATGACCAGGCCGCGCGCGCCACGGCCTCGGGCCTGGGCGTGCACAAGGGGCTGCCGCTGAGCTTCGAGGCGGTGGAGGCGTCGCGCGTCGCGCTGGAGCGCGGACTGGGCGCGCAGGGCTATCTCTTCGCCCGCGTCACCACGAAGTCCTCGTTGGAGGAGGGGGACACCGTCGCGACGGTGGTGTTCCATGCGGACACGGGGCCCCAGGTGAAGGTGGGCAAGGTGCTGGTGCAGGGCCTGACGCGCACGGACCCTGACCTCATCATGGCCAACCTGAACCTGAAGGAGGGTGAGCCGCTGGCCATGGACTCGCTCACCGAGGGACAGCGCAGGCTCGCGCGGTTGGGTTTGTTCCGTCAGGTGGACGTGGCGCTCGCGGACCCCACGCGGCGCGAGGAGTCCAAGGACGTGGTGGTGACGGTGCACGAGCGGCCCCGTCTGGATGGCCAGGTGTCCGGCGGCTACTTCCTCGTCGACGGTCCTCGAATCACGCTGGATACGGCGTACCGCAACCTGGATGGACTGGGCCTGAGCCTGCTGGCGCGCGGCAAGGTGAACTACGCGGGCTGGAGCGCGGAGGCGTTGTCGAGGGACCGGCGAATCGCCTGTGAGCAGTCGGGCGGCGCCGCCTCGGCGGGCTGTGATGTGGAGCTCCAGGGCCTGAGCGGACTGGGTGGCCGTGGCAACCTGGCGCTGTCGCAGCCGCGTCTGTACTTCCTGTTGCCTTTCGAGGTGGGCGCGCGACTGGACCTGATTGCCGAGCGCGTGCACCGGCCCTCGTATGTGTCCTCGCGGCTCGCGGCGGCGGCGGCGCTGGACTGGGCGGTGGCGTCCTGGTTCAACGTCTCGCTGTCGTACGAAGTGGAGAACAACCGGCTGCGCTCTCGCGCTGGCGTGCTGGAGTTGCTCAACCGCGCGGACCAGGAGCGGCTGCGCTATCCGTTCGGCGACTTCGTGCTGCACTCGCTCCGGCCCGCAATCACGCTCGACTTCCGTGACGACGCGACGAACCCCCGGCGCGGCCTGGTGCTCATCAGCAGCGCGGAGCTCACGCGCGGCATCAGCGTGAGCCCCACGGACGTGGCGGGCAACGCCGTGCCCGCGTTCCCCATCAACGGCCTGAAGCTGGCGAGCAGCCTCAGTGGCTACATCCCGTTGGGGCGCAGGGCGAGCCTGGCGCTGTCGGCGCGCGCGGGCACCATCGTCCCGATGGAGACGGGGGCTCAGCCCATCGGCTCGAAGCTGTTCTACCTGGGTGGCTCGTCGAGCCTGCGCGGCTTCCGTGAGGATGGTGTGCTGCCGGAGGACGTGCGCGAGGCGCTGCATCAGCGGCTGCGCGACTGTCGTTCGCTCATCAGCCCGACGGGGTGCTCGGGCGAGCTGAAGGCGGTGCTCGCGGGGCAGGTGCCGGCGAGTCAGGGCGGTGAGCTCTTCACGCTGGGCAAGGCGGAACTGCGGTTGCCGGCGCTGACGTCGCTGGATCTGGGCCTGTTCTTCGAGGCGGGCAACCTGTGGCTGGACAGGACGCGGTTGGACCTGGAGCGGCTGCGCTACGCGGCGGGCGTGGGGCTGCGGTACATGACGCCGGTGGGGCCGCTCGCGTTCGACGTGGGCTTCAACCTGGACCCGGATGAGGAAGTGAACGAGGCGCGCACGCAGTTCCACTTCAGCATCGGGACGTTCTGA
- a CDS encoding translocation/assembly module TamB domain-containing protein yields the protein MATQSRKGALRALLLVLLVISGSVFALRMPATWDVACTVARRHLPDVLGLDVGIGRCELDPLGSRVLVHGFSLFQPGADTPLLAADLAEVQFGFLRPLSGRLTFASVRAVRPRLALDLSQPRERPETKSEGCFLDPLERVRVARLDIVGAEVRVALPEGRRVEVADLDVRWAERWGVIELDVEARRGLVRLGAGGQELALQRLAIAGAVDPDEALLELERAEVSLDDISTTVSGRVDSLCQPHLALDAQIFLPLRTLSQAKLLPKPATGHLWSRVSIAGKPESPAVSLELSGNGLGYERFGPANISARLSYAGDEVRLEEVVVPVGMGRVRATGKLLLTPLLPLEVRLKTEDASLARVLDKAGVKGSWVDFPASLDAQLSGNLLPRFSLSGPLDLRTGRFRLATRAYDAPASEGINILEFDKGRAQAQVRLQTDRVSFNHVQAEVGRSRVQADVGLLIGNGLGLDIHGQGDVDLSDFGHIAGLKWAGRGNATYSITGPVSEVKVESGLSFRDFVFWGFNLGVLQGKLGYSDGVLAFPSFTGQKGRTQYYGKAAVGFGRLLNLKLEVNVPQGRTEDLVDVVAGLTPSLAVMQGTLGGTASGRVEVDSPIEKLEGLVAFDVKDTTYYGRRMGDGAARLRFVDGKAMVLERTELKGPLGRTWAEGTLLFAGGLDYRFGGDGLALGETVGPELAERVGLTGTMVMDGVVSGTSDIPVVDVTLKSPRIALDGRNLGAMDLTGRLVGKDFEVWGRPFQDANGRVKMKVQDTWPYDASLTLALPEIRTLLPAEPLWAGVSGQVSGSLTAKGPLMDPQAAQVRATVDRLALSRDDVRAENTAPISLAFGKGRLEVQPFRFLGPYVDLNMGGWMTTRGGIGVTLRGGGDLRLLESLLPSMVERSTGRLTVDAEATGTLDAPSVVGSAELLDLRVAMRDLPINVRNMSGRVELTGQRVLLEHLRGVVNEGKVSARGDVRLSRFLPQRLGLTVQLDEVPYRLTEDLPATFSGLLQVVGPPKGFTVTGGIDIVKMRYQKALDVEALLKSMQKRAPVQAPSPSAALGEALKPWVIWDVNVHFGDVRVDNNLAKARMLGDVRLTGTDLRPGLLGRVELAEGSQAFFRNNPFTISQGQLEFQDATSLEPVFEVQAQTQVREFVVKLHAFGKPTDPQILLSSEPALVEGDIVSLLTLGFTSSDRDTAASAGAGLAAEALFNASGLDRQVQRFLPSNPVLRDLSLQISTTYNDATRQAEPTAQLESKFLSEQLKIGMTQPVSGRGTRARAEYRFDDRLSAQAQWDNENSEASFGNLGLELKLSWEVE from the coding sequence TTGGCCACACAGAGCCGCAAGGGTGCGCTTCGAGCGCTGCTGCTCGTGCTCCTCGTCATCTCGGGGAGTGTGTTCGCGTTGCGCATGCCCGCCACGTGGGACGTGGCCTGCACCGTGGCGCGGCGGCACCTGCCGGATGTGCTCGGCTTGGACGTGGGCATCGGCCGGTGTGAGTTGGATCCGCTCGGCTCGCGCGTGCTGGTGCACGGCTTCTCGCTCTTTCAGCCGGGCGCGGACACGCCGCTGCTGGCGGCGGACCTGGCGGAGGTGCAGTTCGGCTTCCTGCGGCCCCTCTCTGGAAGGCTGACGTTCGCCTCGGTGCGCGCGGTGCGTCCGCGGCTGGCGCTGGACCTGTCCCAGCCTCGCGAGCGTCCCGAGACGAAGTCGGAGGGCTGCTTCCTGGACCCGCTGGAGCGGGTGCGGGTGGCGCGGCTGGACATCGTCGGCGCCGAGGTGAGGGTGGCGCTGCCGGAAGGACGCCGCGTGGAGGTGGCGGACCTGGATGTCCGCTGGGCGGAGCGCTGGGGCGTCATCGAGTTGGACGTGGAGGCGCGCCGGGGACTCGTGCGCCTGGGGGCCGGAGGCCAGGAGCTGGCGCTGCAGCGGCTGGCCATCGCCGGCGCGGTGGACCCGGACGAGGCGCTGCTGGAGTTGGAGCGCGCCGAGGTGTCACTGGATGACATCAGCACCACGGTGTCGGGACGGGTGGACTCGCTCTGCCAGCCGCACCTGGCGCTGGACGCGCAAATCTTCCTGCCGCTGCGCACGCTGTCCCAGGCGAAGCTGTTGCCGAAGCCGGCCACGGGGCACCTGTGGAGCCGCGTGTCCATCGCCGGCAAGCCGGAGTCCCCCGCGGTGTCGCTGGAGCTGTCCGGCAACGGGTTGGGCTACGAGCGCTTCGGACCCGCCAACATCTCCGCGCGGCTGTCCTACGCGGGCGACGAGGTGCGGTTGGAGGAAGTGGTGGTGCCGGTGGGCATGGGGCGGGTGCGCGCCACGGGCAAGCTGCTGCTGACGCCGCTGCTCCCGCTGGAGGTGCGCCTGAAGACGGAGGATGCGTCCCTCGCGCGCGTCCTCGACAAGGCGGGCGTGAAGGGCTCGTGGGTGGACTTCCCCGCGTCGCTCGACGCGCAGCTCTCCGGCAACCTGCTGCCGCGCTTCTCGCTGTCGGGGCCATTGGATTTGCGCACCGGACGCTTCCGGTTGGCCACGCGTGCCTATGACGCTCCCGCGAGCGAGGGCATCAACATCCTGGAGTTCGACAAGGGGCGGGCGCAGGCGCAGGTGCGGCTGCAGACGGACCGCGTGTCCTTCAACCACGTCCAGGCGGAGGTGGGCCGCTCGCGCGTGCAGGCCGACGTGGGGCTGCTCATCGGCAATGGCCTGGGGTTGGACATCCATGGCCAGGGCGACGTGGACCTGTCGGACTTCGGCCACATCGCCGGGCTGAAGTGGGCGGGGCGCGGCAACGCCACGTACTCGATTACGGGCCCCGTCTCCGAGGTGAAGGTGGAGTCGGGCCTGTCCTTCCGCGACTTCGTCTTCTGGGGCTTCAACCTGGGCGTGCTGCAGGGGAAGTTGGGCTACTCGGACGGGGTGCTGGCCTTCCCCTCGTTCACCGGCCAGAAGGGGCGCACGCAGTACTACGGCAAGGCGGCGGTGGGCTTCGGCCGGCTGCTCAACCTGAAGCTGGAGGTGAACGTCCCGCAGGGGCGCACCGAGGACCTGGTCGACGTGGTCGCGGGGCTCACGCCGTCGCTGGCGGTGATGCAGGGCACGCTGGGCGGCACGGCGTCCGGACGCGTGGAGGTGGACAGCCCCATCGAGAAGCTGGAGGGGCTGGTGGCCTTCGACGTGAAGGACACCACGTACTACGGGCGGCGCATGGGTGACGGCGCGGCGCGGCTGCGCTTCGTGGACGGCAAGGCCATGGTGCTCGAGCGCACGGAGTTGAAGGGCCCGTTGGGCCGCACCTGGGCCGAGGGCACGCTGCTGTTCGCCGGCGGGCTGGACTACCGCTTCGGTGGGGATGGGCTTGCGCTCGGGGAGACCGTGGGGCCGGAGCTGGCCGAGCGCGTGGGGCTCACGGGGACGATGGTGATGGACGGCGTCGTCTCCGGCACGTCCGACATCCCCGTGGTGGACGTCACGCTGAAGTCGCCGCGCATCGCCCTGGACGGTCGCAACCTGGGCGCCATGGACCTCACGGGGCGACTGGTGGGCAAGGACTTCGAGGTCTGGGGCCGGCCCTTCCAGGACGCCAACGGCCGCGTGAAGATGAAGGTGCAGGACACGTGGCCCTACGACGCGTCGCTCACGCTGGCGCTGCCGGAGATTCGCACGCTGCTGCCGGCGGAGCCGCTGTGGGCGGGCGTGTCCGGCCAGGTGTCCGGCTCGCTCACGGCGAAGGGGCCGTTGATGGACCCCCAGGCCGCGCAGGTGCGCGCGACGGTGGACCGCCTGGCGCTGTCGCGTGACGACGTGCGCGCGGAGAACACGGCGCCCATCTCGCTCGCCTTCGGGAAGGGGCGACTGGAGGTGCAGCCGTTCCGCTTCCTCGGGCCGTACGTGGACCTGAACATGGGCGGCTGGATGACCACGCGCGGCGGCATCGGCGTGACGCTGCGCGGAGGCGGGGATTTGCGCCTCCTGGAGTCCCTGCTGCCGTCGATGGTGGAGCGCTCCACGGGGCGGCTCACCGTGGACGCGGAGGCGACGGGGACGCTGGATGCGCCCTCGGTGGTGGGGAGCGCGGAGCTGTTGGACCTGCGTGTGGCGATGAGGGACCTGCCCATCAACGTCCGCAACATGTCCGGGCGCGTGGAGCTGACGGGCCAGCGCGTGCTGCTGGAGCACCTGCGAGGCGTGGTCAACGAGGGCAAGGTGTCCGCGCGCGGCGACGTGCGACTGTCGCGCTTCTTGCCCCAGCGACTGGGCCTCACGGTGCAGTTGGACGAGGTGCCGTACCGACTCACCGAGGACCTGCCGGCGACGTTCTCCGGCCTGCTCCAGGTGGTGGGGCCGCCCAAGGGCTTCACCGTCACGGGTGGCATCGACATCGTCAAGATGCGCTACCAGAAGGCGCTGGACGTGGAGGCGCTGCTGAAGTCCATGCAGAAGCGCGCTCCGGTGCAGGCGCCCTCGCCGTCGGCGGCCCTGGGCGAGGCGTTGAAGCCCTGGGTCATCTGGGATGTGAACGTCCACTTCGGGGACGTGCGCGTGGACAACAACCTGGCCAAGGCGCGGATGCTCGGGGACGTGCGGCTGACGGGGACGGACCTGCGGCCGGGCCTGTTGGGGCGGGTGGAGCTGGCCGAGGGCAGCCAGGCGTTCTTCCGCAACAACCCCTTCACCATCAGCCAGGGGCAGCTGGAGTTCCAGGACGCCACCAGCCTGGAGCCCGTCTTCGAGGTCCAGGCCCAGACGCAGGTGCGCGAGTTCGTGGTGAAGCTGCACGCCTTCGGCAAGCCCACGGACCCGCAGATTCTGCTCTCGTCGGAGCCCGCGCTGGTGGAAGGGGACATCGTCTCCCTGCTCACCCTGGGGTTCACCTCGTCGGACCGGGACACCGCGGCGTCGGCCGGGGCCGGGCTGGCGGCCGAGGCCCTCTTCAACGCGTCAGGTCTGGACCGGCAGGTCCAGCGGTTTCTTCCCAGCAATCCGGTGCTGAGGGATTTGTCCCTCCAGATATCCACCACCTACAATGACGCCACCCGACAAGCGGAGCCCACCGCGCAACTGGAGTCGAAGTTCCTCAGCGAGCAGCTTAAAATCGGGATGACTCAACCGGTGAGTGGGCGCGGAACGCGGGCGCGTGCCGAGTACCGCTTCGACGACAGACTTTCCGCGCAGGCCCAGTGGGACAACGAGAACAGCGAAGCCTCGTTTGGCAACCTCGGGCTCGAGCTGAAGCTCAGCTGGGAGGTCGAGTAA
- a CDS encoding ExeA family protein, with the protein MTTYLDFFDLTQEPFSNAPVSRFYYNSAQHSQALTRLMHAVSYMKGLSILVGDIGAGKTTLARRMLDSLPESEYEAALLVIIHSGITANWLLRRIALQLGVENPAQEKLALLSQLYQRLLQIYESGKKAVVLIDEAQMLETRELMEEFRGLLNLEVPERKLISFVFFGLPEIEKNLKLDPPLAQRVAMRYKLEPFTAESTEAYIKHRLRLAGCPRMPFSPEALLAVHEHSSGSPRVINTLCDNALFEAFLARADTVSAAMVNTIGKNLGLQGINSAAPGAAERASVPATNLPRAANNKLDLAEIDRYLEGLGKL; encoded by the coding sequence ATGACGACCTACCTCGATTTCTTCGACCTCACCCAGGAGCCCTTCTCCAACGCTCCGGTGAGCCGCTTCTATTACAACTCGGCTCAGCACTCGCAGGCGCTCACCCGGCTGATGCACGCCGTCAGCTACATGAAGGGCCTGTCCATCCTCGTCGGCGACATCGGCGCGGGGAAGACGACGCTGGCGCGCCGCATGCTCGATTCGCTGCCCGAGTCCGAGTACGAGGCCGCGCTGCTCGTCATCATCCACTCGGGCATCACCGCCAACTGGCTCTTGCGCCGCATCGCGCTGCAACTGGGCGTGGAGAACCCCGCGCAGGAGAAGCTCGCGCTCCTGTCGCAGCTCTACCAGCGGCTCCTCCAAATCTATGAGTCCGGCAAGAAGGCCGTCGTCCTCATCGACGAGGCGCAGATGCTGGAGACGCGGGAGCTGATGGAGGAGTTCCGGGGGCTGCTCAACCTGGAAGTGCCGGAGCGCAAGCTCATCTCCTTCGTGTTCTTCGGCCTGCCGGAGATCGAGAAGAACCTGAAGCTGGACCCGCCGCTCGCGCAGCGCGTGGCCATGCGCTACAAGCTCGAGCCCTTCACGGCCGAGTCCACCGAGGCGTACATCAAGCACCGCCTGCGGCTCGCCGGCTGCCCGCGCATGCCGTTCTCGCCCGAGGCGCTGCTGGCCGTGCACGAGCACTCGTCCGGTTCGCCGCGTGTCATCAACACGCTGTGCGACAACGCGCTCTTCGAGGCCTTCCTGGCCCGGGCGGACACCGTGTCCGCGGCCATGGTGAACACCATCGGCAAGAACCTGGGCCTGCAGGGCATCAACTCGGCCGCTCCCGGAGCAGCCGAGAGGGCGAGCGTGCCAGCCACGAACCTGCCCCGAGCGGCCAACAACAAGCTCGACCTCGCGGAGATAGACCGCTACCTCGAAGGGCTGGGTAAGCTCTAG